In Buchnera aphidicola (Kaburagia rhusicola ensigallis), the following are encoded in one genomic region:
- a CDS encoding cell division protein FtsQ/DivIB, whose translation MSKRIPVLLKYTIILSLIVFIILSSFIIIKLSKQWYKKKLSHFIISGQFSYLNRKEIKDFILSLKTSCDFFSPCNFFIKNKLQEFTFTQKIKVQKQWPDKLLIYIVSTIPVAYWNNEYILDKKEIIFHIIKKKQNIKNIPYFYGPQNSEKEILKNYDKVKNVLKKNKIVLRSITITPYHSWKLVIENNIEIALGKINNIIQLKRLMMIWKTLKYEEKIKRKKIKYIDLRYESGIAIAWK comes from the coding sequence ATGTCAAAAAGAATACCAGTCTTACTAAAATATACTATAATATTATCTTTAATTGTTTTTATAATACTTAGTAGTTTCATAATTATAAAATTATCTAAACAATGGTATAAAAAAAAGTTATCTCATTTTATAATTTCAGGACAATTTAGTTATTTAAACAGAAAAGAAATAAAAGATTTTATTTTGTCCTTAAAAACTTCATGCGATTTTTTTTCCCCATGTAATTTTTTTATAAAAAATAAGTTACAAGAATTCACTTTTACACAAAAAATTAAAGTTCAAAAACAATGGCCAGATAAATTACTAATTTATATTGTAAGCACTATTCCCGTAGCATATTGGAATAATGAATATATACTAGATAAAAAAGAAATAATATTTCATATTATAAAAAAAAAACAAAACATTAAAAATATTCCATACTTTTATGGACCACAAAATAGTGAAAAAGAAATTTTAAAAAATTACGACAAAGTAAAAAACGTGCTAAAGAAAAATAAAATTGTATTGAGATCTATCACGATCACACCTTATCATTCATGGAAACTAGTAATTGAAAATAACATTGAAATAGCTTTAGGAAAAATAAATAATATTATTCAATTAAAAAGATTAATGATGATTTGGAAAACTTTAAAATATGAAGAAAAAATCAAAAGAAAAAAAATAAAATACATCGATTTACGATATGAATCAGGTATAGCAATAGCATGGAAATAA
- a CDS encoding 5'-methylthioadenosine/adenosylhomocysteine nucleosidase yields the protein MKIKKNIKIGIIGALNEEIIFLRQKIKYLKKTKVHSQIFYTGQLNCIDIILTKSGVGKVSASITCTMLLNLYKIDLIINVGTAGSLDIKLVPGSIVLPNNTCYHDVDLTAFGYELGQIQKLPQLFSANNYMIRLTEICMLKSNIYYNKNLIISGDSFINKKKYKKILKERFPTAIAVDMESTAIAQVCYQFKKPLLIIKSISDYSDNYALSNFKEFSNLASKKFSKITQNILKNLYKKIITET from the coding sequence ATGAAAATTAAAAAAAATATTAAAATTGGTATTATTGGTGCTTTAAATGAAGAAATCATATTCTTACGTCAAAAAATTAAATATTTAAAAAAAACAAAAGTCCATAGTCAAATATTTTATACAGGGCAACTAAATTGTATAGATATCATATTAACAAAATCAGGAGTTGGAAAGGTTTCAGCTAGTATAACATGTACTATGCTATTAAATTTGTATAAAATAGACTTAATTATCAATGTAGGAACAGCTGGAAGTTTAGATATAAAACTAGTTCCCGGAAGTATAGTCCTTCCTAATAATACATGCTATCATGATGTTGATCTTACTGCTTTTGGTTATGAATTAGGACAAATCCAAAAATTACCTCAATTATTCTCAGCAAATAATTATATGATACGATTAACTGAAATATGTATGTTAAAATCTAACATATACTATAACAAAAATCTTATAATCAGTGGAGACTCATTCATTAATAAGAAAAAATATAAAAAAATATTAAAAGAAAGGTTTCCAACAGCAATTGCTGTAGATATGGAATCAACAGCGATTGCTCAAGTTTGTTATCAATTTAAAAAACCTCTTTTAATTATTAAATCTATATCTGATTATTCAGATAACTATGCTTTATCCAACTTTAAAGAATTTTCGAATTTAGCATCTAAAAAATTTTCAAAAATCACTCAAAATATATTGAAAAATTTATACAAAAAAATAATAACTGAAACATAA
- the ftsA gene encoding cell division protein FtsA: MKERDRNLIVGLEIGTTKVITLVGEILIDGIINIIGIGICPSYGIKKGIINDLKSIIKCIKKSVNQAESMADCKISSVYLALSNKYINCQNEIGIVPISENEVTIEDMNNVIHTAKCVQIRNEHHILHIIPQEYSIDQHVGIKNPIGLSGKRIKAQVHLITCHTEIEKNIIKAVKTCGLHVNHTIFSGLASGKAVLTKDEYQLGVCIADIGSGTIDIAMYTNGVLQHSCVIPYAGNTVTNDISYAFNIPFIKAETIKIQYGQAEILSNTKTCEQIEISNINNKLIKTFKKNTLIDVIEPRYTELLNLINKKILNVQEILKQSNNNYNFGAGIVFTGGASNIKYLKENAEKIFTIPIRIGKPKKISSLVNNIEETNCATAVGLLYYGKEHIKNYKKNHESKNIFKKWFQYINNWIKKEL, translated from the coding sequence ATGAAAGAAAGAGATAGAAATTTAATAGTTGGACTTGAAATCGGAACTACTAAAGTAATTACTTTAGTAGGAGAAATTCTTATAGACGGTATAATTAATATTATTGGAATAGGAATCTGCCCCTCATACGGAATAAAAAAGGGCATCATAAATGATTTGAAATCAATTATAAAATGTATTAAAAAATCTGTAAACCAAGCTGAAAGTATGGCTGATTGTAAGATTTCTTCTGTATATTTAGCTCTATCTAACAAATATATTAACTGTCAAAATGAAATAGGCATTGTTCCTATATCTGAAAATGAAGTGACAATTGAAGATATGAACAATGTAATACACACAGCAAAATGTGTACAAATACGAAATGAACATCATATTTTACATATTATTCCACAAGAATATTCTATTGATCAACACGTAGGTATAAAAAATCCAATTGGATTATCTGGCAAAAGGATAAAAGCGCAAGTTCACTTAATTACATGTCATACTGAAATAGAAAAAAATATCATTAAAGCAGTAAAAACATGCGGACTACACGTTAACCATACTATTTTTTCAGGACTAGCTTCTGGAAAAGCGGTATTAACAAAAGATGAATATCAATTAGGAGTATGCATAGCAGATATCGGAAGCGGAACAATAGATATCGCTATGTACACAAATGGAGTATTGCAGCATAGTTGTGTTATTCCATACGCTGGAAATACTGTAACCAATGATATATCCTATGCATTTAATATTCCTTTTATAAAAGCTGAAACGATAAAAATTCAATACGGACAGGCTGAAATCCTTTCTAATACAAAAACATGCGAACAAATTGAAATATCTAATATAAATAATAAATTAATTAAAACATTTAAAAAAAACACTTTAATAGACGTTATTGAACCACGATATACCGAATTATTAAACTTAATAAATAAAAAAATTTTAAACGTGCAAGAAATACTCAAACAATCTAATAACAATTATAATTTTGGAGCAGGAATAGTGTTTACTGGTGGAGCTTCCAACATTAAATATCTTAAAGAAAATGCTGAAAAAATTTTTACAATACCAATAAGAATAGGTAAACCAAAAAAAATTAGCAGCTTAGTAAACAATATTGAAGAAACAAACTGTGCTACTGCAGTAGGATTACTGTACTATGGAAAAGAACATATCAAAAATTATAAAAAAAATCATGAATCTAAAAATATTTTTAAAAAATGGTTTCAGTATATTAATAACTGGATAAAAAAAGAACTATAA
- the ftsW gene encoding cell division protein FtsW, which yields MKIKHLLLNKIKNILTNNKMHYKPQLYDSKLVWCTISLLLIGLIMVTSASIPIASHIYGDVLFFTKKEIIYLILILFLTKIFLKTPIIFWKMYSTKMLLTSIIMLLLVLIISTPINGSFRWIKISFIHIQPGELSKLTVFCYLSNYLSQKRYEIMNSFWSFLKPLGIISIISILLLTEPDLGTVAIYFITILSLLFISGVQIWKFIPIIFLGIIITILLIMITPYRSERILSFWNPWKDPFGKGYQLTQSLMALGRGNFFGVGLGHSIQKLEYLPEAHTDFIFSIIGEELGYCGVCVILSMILFISFKAINIGKNALKNNDCFSGYFAFSIGIWLVSQTLINIGTAVGILPTKGLTLPLISYGGSSLLIISIAISILLRIDFETRIKNKFYQGL from the coding sequence ATGAAAATAAAGCATTTATTATTAAATAAAATAAAAAACATCTTAACAAACAATAAAATGCATTACAAGCCACAATTATATGATTCTAAATTAGTATGGTGCACTATAAGTTTACTATTAATTGGATTAATTATGGTAACTTCTGCTTCTATACCAATAGCTAGTCATATATATGGAGATGTATTATTTTTTACGAAAAAAGAAATAATATATTTAATATTAATTCTTTTTTTAACTAAAATATTTCTTAAAACTCCTATCATATTTTGGAAAATGTATAGCACAAAAATGCTTTTAACTTCTATCATTATGTTGCTGCTCGTGTTAATAATAAGTACTCCTATTAATGGTTCTTTTAGATGGATAAAAATAAGTTTCATACATATACAGCCCGGAGAACTATCTAAACTTACTGTTTTTTGCTATTTATCAAATTACCTATCACAAAAACGTTATGAAATCATGAATAGTTTTTGGAGTTTTTTAAAGCCTTTAGGAATAATAAGTATTATATCGATATTATTATTAACAGAACCTGATTTAGGAACAGTAGCTATATATTTCATAACTATATTATCTTTATTATTTATTTCAGGGGTTCAAATTTGGAAATTTATACCTATTATATTTTTAGGGATTATCATAACTATTCTATTAATAATGATTACGCCTTATCGTAGCGAACGAATATTATCATTTTGGAATCCCTGGAAAGATCCATTTGGAAAAGGTTATCAACTCACACAATCATTAATGGCTTTAGGTAGAGGAAATTTTTTTGGAGTAGGTTTAGGACATTCTATTCAAAAATTAGAATATTTGCCTGAAGCACATACTGATTTTATTTTCTCAATTATTGGAGAAGAATTAGGATATTGTGGAGTTTGTGTCATATTATCTATGATACTGTTTATTTCTTTTAAGGCAATAAATATCGGAAAAAACGCATTAAAAAATAATGATTGTTTTTCTGGTTATTTTGCTTTTTCAATTGGGATATGGCTAGTATCTCAGACGTTAATTAACATAGGTACTGCTGTGGGAATATTACCAACAAAAGGATTAACATTGCCACTCATTAGCTATGGTGGATCCAGTTTACTAATTATTTCTATTGCTATTTCTATATTATTACGTATAGACTTTGAAACACGCATAAAAAATAAATTTTATCAAGGTTTGTAA
- a CDS encoding D-alanine--D-alanine ligase, whose protein sequence is MIEKVAVLFGGTSKERNISLLSGKNILKYLFKSKINAYPIDTKYFPITQLPNQGFKKAFIALHGKEGEDGTIQGLLTHLKISYTGSKILPSAISIDKIKTKLLWKGANLPVVPCYFINIKKFQTMIEKDFRKKILMLGFPVIVKPNTEGSSIGISLVYSYQCLYHACKIAFQYDNNILIEKFIRGSEYSVGILEDKILPSIRISSNNDFYDYESKYMSKKTKYFCPSGLKRNKEIELNKIIKIAWNTLGCIGWGRIDLIMDRSEKFWLLEMNTCPGMTKNSLMPIAAKNAGISLKLLVLKILQSAN, encoded by the coding sequence ATGATTGAAAAAGTAGCCGTATTGTTTGGTGGTACATCGAAAGAGAGAAATATATCCTTATTATCTGGAAAAAATATATTAAAATACCTATTTAAATCTAAAATAAACGCGTATCCCATAGATACAAAATATTTTCCTATTACGCAATTGCCAAATCAGGGATTTAAAAAAGCATTTATTGCTCTTCACGGAAAAGAAGGTGAAGATGGAACTATACAAGGATTATTAACTCATCTAAAAATTTCATACACAGGAAGCAAAATTTTACCATCAGCAATTTCAATTGATAAAATAAAAACCAAATTACTATGGAAAGGTGCTAATTTACCTGTAGTTCCTTGTTATTTTATTAATATTAAAAAATTTCAAACCATGATTGAAAAAGACTTTAGAAAAAAAATCCTTATGTTAGGATTCCCTGTAATTGTTAAACCTAACACTGAAGGATCTAGTATTGGAATATCACTAGTTTACTCATATCAGTGTTTATATCATGCATGCAAAATAGCATTTCAATATGACAACAACATACTCATAGAAAAATTTATACGCGGATCAGAATATTCTGTCGGAATTTTAGAAGACAAAATCCTCCCATCCATTCGTATATCTTCAAACAACGACTTTTACGATTACGAATCTAAATATATGTCTAAAAAAACAAAATATTTTTGTCCAAGTGGATTAAAAAGAAATAAAGAAATAGAATTGAATAAAATAATAAAAATAGCTTGGAATACTCTTGGATGCATAGGATGGGGAAGAATCGATTTAATCATGGATCGTTCTGAGAAATTTTGGCTATTAGAAATGAATACGTGTCCTGGCATGACTAAAAATAGTTTAATGCCTATAGCTGCCAAGAATGCTGGAATATCCTTAAAATTATTAGTTTTAAAAATTTTACAATCAGCTAATTGA
- the lpdA gene encoding dihydrolipoyl dehydrogenase — MSYKKIHTQVVVIGSGPSGYSSAFRCSDLGIDTILVERYTNLGGVCLNVGCIPSKSLLHIAKVIKESRNLSNLGVKFEEPKINISKICQWKNKVISNLNSGIKNLANKRNVKVICGLAKFLDSNSILIEGDKENIIVSFENIILAVGSHARKLSYVPHNDPRIWNSTSALSIPNIPKNLLIIGSGVIGLEIATIYSSLGSKVDIIDSSRDLLSHLDRDIINVFSNLISKDFNIILNSEISKITSHKEGLLVSINIKKDNIQENKLYDAILVSVGRIPNLHMLDIEKVGLNIDDNGCLKVDNKLRTNVSNIYAIGDITGQPMLAHKGIHQGHIVAEIISGKNHCFDPYVIPCILYTDPEIAWVGMTEKEAIKNNIKYEAAVFPWKALGRAISSNYSNGMTKLIFDVQTNKIIGGCIVGNNAGELLGEIGLAIEMGCDAEDIALTIHAHPTLYESINLSAQIFQGTVTDLMNVKKN, encoded by the coding sequence ATGTCATATAAAAAGATACATACTCAAGTAGTTGTTATTGGATCTGGTCCTTCAGGATATTCTTCTGCATTTCGATGTTCTGATTTAGGCATAGATACTATTTTGGTAGAAAGATACACTAATTTAGGTGGGGTTTGTCTTAACGTTGGTTGCATACCATCTAAATCTTTACTACATATTGCTAAAGTGATAAAAGAATCAAGAAATTTGTCTAATTTAGGTGTAAAATTTGAAGAACCGAAAATTAATATTAGCAAAATATGTCAATGGAAAAATAAAGTTATTAGTAATCTTAATTCTGGTATAAAAAATCTAGCAAATAAACGTAATGTTAAGGTAATTTGCGGACTTGCTAAATTTTTAGATTCGAATAGTATTCTTATTGAAGGGGATAAAGAAAATATTATTGTGTCTTTTGAAAACATAATTTTAGCAGTAGGTTCTCATGCTAGAAAATTGTCTTATGTTCCTCATAATGATCCGAGAATTTGGAATTCTACTTCTGCATTATCTATTCCTAATATACCAAAAAATTTATTAATTATTGGTTCAGGAGTAATTGGTTTAGAAATAGCTACTATTTATAGTTCATTGGGTTCAAAAGTAGATATTATAGATAGTTCTCGTGACTTATTATCTCATTTAGATAGAGATATCATTAATGTATTTTCTAATTTAATAAGTAAAGATTTTAACATTATTTTAAATTCTGAAATTAGTAAAATTACATCGCATAAAGAAGGTCTATTGGTTTCTATTAATATCAAAAAAGATAATATTCAAGAAAATAAGTTATATGATGCTATCTTAGTGTCTGTAGGAAGAATACCAAACTTACATATGTTAGATATTGAAAAAGTAGGGCTTAACATTGACGATAATGGATGTCTAAAAGTAGATAACAAGTTACGTACTAATGTATCTAATATATATGCCATTGGTGATATTACAGGACAACCAATGTTGGCGCATAAAGGTATTCATCAAGGACATATAGTAGCTGAAATTATTTCTGGTAAAAATCATTGTTTTGATCCTTATGTTATTCCATGTATACTATATACTGATCCGGAAATTGCTTGGGTAGGTATGACAGAAAAAGAAGCTATTAAAAATAATATAAAATATGAAGCTGCTGTTTTTCCATGGAAAGCTTTGGGGCGGGCGATTTCTTCTAATTATTCCAATGGAATGACTAAGTTAATTTTTGATGTACAAACAAATAAAATCATAGGTGGTTGTATAGTAGGTAATAATGCTGGTGAATTGTTAGGAGAAATTGGATTAGCTATAGAAATGGGATGTGATGCAGAAGATATTGCATTAACTATACATGCGCATCCTACTTTATATGAATCCATAAATTTATCAGCTCAAATTTTTCAAGGAACTGTTACTGATTTGATGAATGTAAAAAAAAATTAA
- the erpA gene encoding iron-sulfur cluster insertion protein ErpA, with translation MISKIKLSLSFSDAAIKKIDCITKNRNTPNLKLRVYITGGGCSGFQYNFKFDKHQHEDDIIITQLGISVIVDPISFQYLIGGKIDYQENLNGSKFIIFNPSAKTTCGCGSSFSI, from the coding sequence ATGATAAGTAAAATTAAACTATCATTATCTTTTTCTGACGCAGCAATTAAAAAAATTGATTGTATTACTAAAAACAGAAACACACCAAATTTAAAACTAAGAGTTTACATTACTGGAGGCGGATGTAGTGGTTTTCAATATAATTTTAAATTTGACAAACATCAACATGAAGATGATATCATTATCACTCAATTAGGGATTTCTGTTATAGTAGATCCTATTAGTTTTCAATATTTAATTGGTGGAAAAATAGATTATCAAGAAAACTTAAATGGTTCAAAATTTATTATATTTAACCCTTCAGCAAAAACTACTTGTGGTTGCGGATCTTCATTTAGTATTTGA
- the ftsZ gene encoding cell division protein FtsZ: MFEPIENNNDAIIRVIGIGGGGGNAVEYMVREHIEGVEFFAINTDTQALRKIEVGKTIQIGSHITKGLGAGANPTIGRNAAEEDRENLKLVLEGADMVFIAAGMGGGTGTGAAPVIAEITKELGILTVAVVTKPFNFEGKKRMAYADQGIIELSKHVDSLITIPNDKLLKVLNKGISLLDAFSSANNILKGAVQGIAELITKPGLINVDFADIRTVMSEMGYAMMGTGISSGDNRAKEAAEIAISSPLLEDIDLSGAQGVLVNITSGFNMRLDEFEAVGNTIRSFSSDNATVVIGTSLDTEMDDNLRVTVVATGIGMETTSIDLYLSTHTYPKKSLFNHANKQNELLNTNKYVRTSKKEKVNRESETLLQDNDNDYLDIPTFLRKKPK, from the coding sequence ATGTTTGAACCTATAGAAAATAATAATGATGCAATTATTAGAGTAATTGGAATAGGAGGAGGAGGAGGTAACGCAGTAGAATACATGGTACGAGAGCATATTGAAGGAGTAGAATTTTTTGCTATTAATACAGATACACAAGCGTTAAGAAAAATAGAAGTTGGAAAAACTATACAAATCGGAAGTCATATAACGAAAGGACTAGGAGCTGGAGCTAACCCAACAATAGGACGAAATGCAGCTGAAGAAGACCGAGAAAACTTAAAATTAGTATTAGAAGGTGCAGATATGGTTTTTATAGCAGCTGGAATGGGAGGAGGAACAGGTACAGGAGCTGCGCCAGTGATTGCAGAAATAACAAAAGAACTAGGAATATTAACAGTTGCTGTAGTCACAAAACCTTTCAATTTTGAAGGAAAAAAAAGAATGGCTTATGCTGATCAGGGTATAATAGAACTATCAAAACACGTCGATTCACTAATCACTATTCCAAACGATAAATTACTAAAAGTATTGAACAAAGGTATTTCTTTACTAGATGCATTTAGCTCAGCAAACAACATATTAAAAGGAGCAGTGCAAGGAATAGCGGAACTAATCACTAAACCCGGATTAATTAATGTAGATTTTGCTGATATACGTACTGTTATGTCTGAAATGGGATACGCTATGATGGGAACTGGAATTTCTTCTGGAGACAATAGAGCCAAAGAAGCAGCAGAAATTGCTATTTCTAGTCCATTATTAGAAGATATCGATTTATCTGGTGCTCAAGGAGTATTAGTAAATATTACTTCTGGGTTTAATATGAGATTAGATGAATTTGAAGCTGTGGGGAACACTATTCGATCTTTTTCTTCAGATAATGCTACTGTAGTAATTGGTACATCACTAGATACTGAAATGGATGATAATCTTAGAGTAACCGTAGTTGCAACAGGAATAGGAATGGAAACAACATCTATAGATCTATATCTCTCAACACATACATATCCAAAAAAATCACTGTTTAATCATGCAAATAAACAAAATGAACTTTTAAATACCAATAAATATGTCAGAACATCTAAAAAAGAAAAAGTAAACCGTGAATCTGAAACGTTATTACAAGACAATGATAACGATTACTTAGACATTCCAACTTTTTTAAGAAAAAAACCTAAATGA
- the murG gene encoding undecaprenyldiphospho-muramoylpentapeptide beta-N-acetylglucosaminyltransferase has translation MRKKTIIIMAGGTCGHILPGLIIADELIKKGWDVFWIGTPNRIEAKIIPKNHIPIKFININAIKRNIFSMIKFFFQLLNSCYKTTTIIKQLKPNVILGMGGYISLPGGLMSIFFRMPLLIHEQNRVMGLSNKILSRFSTKIMQAFPETKPHAITVGNPLRKEIINLPNPTCRFKNRIGPLRILVIGGSQGAQILNSILPEIAYKLKKKIIIWHQVGTKNKQFTINHYKKFKLYPYKMTSFIENIAEAYNWADLTICRSGALTVSELKYIGLPAIFIPFPHKDKHQYWNAYPLQLQGGAIIVEQDLLSTNKIINILSEIDRDKITIMAKKLYSSSKINPVTKIIDIIESTMRMH, from the coding sequence ATGAGGAAAAAAACGATAATAATTATGGCAGGTGGTACTTGCGGACATATTCTACCTGGACTAATAATTGCTGATGAATTAATAAAAAAAGGATGGGATGTATTTTGGATAGGAACACCTAATCGTATTGAAGCTAAAATTATTCCAAAGAATCACATTCCTATTAAATTTATTAATATAAATGCAATTAAAAGAAATATTTTTAGCATGATAAAGTTTTTTTTTCAACTGTTAAATTCCTGCTACAAAACTACGACAATTATAAAACAATTAAAACCCAACGTAATACTAGGAATGGGAGGATATATATCTCTTCCCGGTGGTTTAATGTCTATTTTTTTTAGAATGCCACTATTAATTCATGAACAAAATAGAGTTATGGGACTATCTAACAAAATATTATCTCGATTTTCAACTAAAATCATGCAGGCGTTTCCAGAAACAAAGCCACATGCCATTACAGTAGGTAATCCATTAAGAAAAGAAATTATAAATCTACCCAACCCTACTTGTCGTTTTAAAAATAGAATAGGTCCACTTAGAATATTAGTTATTGGAGGAAGTCAAGGAGCTCAAATACTTAACTCTATTTTACCTGAAATAGCATATAAATTAAAGAAAAAAATCATAATTTGGCACCAAGTTGGAACAAAAAATAAACAATTTACAATAAACCATTATAAGAAATTTAAATTATATCCATATAAAATGACTTCTTTCATCGAAAATATAGCAGAAGCATATAACTGGGCTGATCTAACTATTTGTCGCTCCGGTGCTCTTACAGTAAGCGAACTGAAGTACATTGGACTTCCAGCTATATTTATTCCTTTTCCCCACAAAGACAAACATCAATATTGGAATGCTTATCCACTACAATTACAAGGAGGAGCTATAATAGTAGAACAAGATCTACTGAGTACTAATAAAATAATTAATATATTAAGCGAAATAGATCGAGATAAAATAACTATTATGGCAAAAAAATTATATTCTTCATCAAAAATTAACCCTGTCACAAAAATTATTGATATAATTGAAAGTACAATGCGCATGCACTAA
- the murC gene encoding UDP-N-acetylmuramate--L-alanine ligase produces MKQLNFLNTKTNHIHFIGIGGIGMSGIAETLLKNGYIISGSDLTSSDITKKLQKLGAKIFFNHSKCNIKNANIIVISSAISPYNPEIVQAKSLNIPIIKRGKVLAEIIRYKHGIAVSGTHGKTTTSAIIFSIFFKSNLDPTLINGGLVKEINSNTRLGKSPYYIVEADESDASFLYLRPIVAVVTNIDNDHLDNYCKKFNNIKLAFIKFVQNIPFNGTAIVCFDDKNIRKIIPLIRCNVITYGFHIKSDIRIKKYTQKKFSSYFKIVRKHQLNLNVTLNIPGKHNALNAAAAIAVATQKNISDINILKSLKTFKGVKQRFELCGKFLAYNASKKHNIITIIQDYGHHPNEILASINTVKSGWPNKKLMMIFQPHRYTRTYYLFEQFKKVLLKIDELLLLNVYSANENPISGSDSFDLYNALQKCKKTSVTLISNYNEIFKTLVEKLSENNVLLIQGAGNIHIIIENYVIKKLKKIKKK; encoded by the coding sequence ATGAAACAGCTAAATTTTCTTAACACCAAAACAAATCATATTCATTTTATCGGAATAGGTGGTATAGGTATGAGTGGAATAGCCGAAACATTACTAAAAAACGGCTATATAATAAGCGGTTCTGATTTGACATCCAGTGATATTACCAAAAAATTACAAAAATTAGGTGCTAAAATATTTTTTAATCATTCTAAATGTAATATTAAAAATGCAAACATAATAGTAATATCAAGTGCTATTTCACCATATAACCCTGAAATTGTTCAAGCTAAAAGTTTAAATATTCCTATTATAAAAAGAGGCAAAGTTCTAGCAGAGATAATACGATACAAACATGGAATAGCGGTATCTGGCACGCATGGAAAAACTACTACTTCTGCAATCATTTTTAGTATATTCTTTAAAAGCAATCTAGATCCCACTCTCATTAATGGAGGACTCGTAAAAGAAATAAATAGTAATACTAGATTAGGGAAAAGCCCTTATTACATTGTAGAAGCAGACGAAAGTGATGCTTCTTTTTTATATTTACGACCAATTGTTGCTGTAGTAACAAACATTGACAATGACCATCTAGACAATTATTGCAAAAAATTTAATAATATTAAACTAGCGTTTATTAAATTTGTTCAAAATATTCCATTTAACGGAACAGCAATCGTGTGTTTTGACGATAAAAATATAAGAAAAATCATTCCATTAATACGTTGTAATGTTATTACTTATGGATTTCACATAAAATCTGACATACGAATAAAAAAGTACACACAAAAAAAATTCTCTAGTTATTTTAAAATAGTTAGAAAACATCAACTTAATTTAAATGTAACTTTGAATATACCTGGAAAACATAATGCTCTCAATGCAGCAGCAGCAATAGCAGTTGCTACTCAAAAAAATATTAGTGACATTAATATTCTCAAATCACTAAAAACTTTCAAAGGAGTTAAGCAAAGATTCGAACTATGTGGAAAATTTTTAGCATATAATGCATCTAAAAAACATAATATCATTACTATTATTCAAGATTATGGACATCATCCTAACGAAATTTTAGCTAGCATTAACACTGTTAAATCAGGATGGCCAAATAAAAAATTAATGATGATTTTTCAACCTCACAGATACACAAGAACTTATTATCTATTTGAACAATTTAAAAAAGTACTACTTAAAATCGATGAATTATTGCTTTTAAACGTTTACTCAGCTAACGAAAATCCCATCTCAGGATCAGATAGTTTTGATTTGTATAACGCACTACAAAAATGTAAAAAAACATCAGTAACATTAATATCTAATTATAATGAAATATTTAAAACATTAGTTGAAAAACTATCAGAAAATAACGTGCTCTTAATACAAGGAGCCGGAAATATACATATTATAATAGAAAATTACGTTATTAAAAAACTTAAAAAAATAAAAAAGAAATAA